The genomic DNA ATAAGTGCATTTTGAAACCAAACAATGCTTCTGGTTCTGTCATATTTGTAGATGACTTCCTGATGCCGGCTGAAGTAGCTGAAGTGATGGATATAGCTTCCAAGTGGCTTGTGAGAGACTACTCAAAGCAAAAAGGCGAATTTCATTATAAAAAAATCCCCTCTGCGATAGTCGTTGAAAAAAATATCGCCGAGAAGGATAAGAGACCTAATGACTATAAAATACATTTATTCAGAATGGAACATAATAAACTTTTTTATGTATTACAAATGATAGAATATGATAATAATGAAGGACGAGGGAATAAGGGAGCATCATTTTTCTTTGTCAATAATTTATGTTGTCCATTCGATGGGGAAGTCAAAGAGCTTTCATTTGAGGAGAAAAATGCACTTAATCACGCAGTGCAAAATAGTGCAGCCTTACTCGGTGAATTGGAATATGCCAGATTCGACTGGTATATAACTAAGCAGGGTGTTTATTTTGGTGAAATTACTCTCACGCCATGTGCTGGGTTTTGTAAAGGTTTTCCAAAGGAACTTGATCTCTTAATGGGTGCAGTTTGGATTTTACCTGAAAAACGTAGTGCTGGTAGAACTGATGGTCAATATCGAAAAAAATTCGTAAATTGATGTCGGTAGTAGTTTATGAATTAATTTATCTTTTACTGTTGGCAATACCTGGCTCCTTTTCTAGTCAGAAAGCCAGCCCGTGCTACTGGCTGGCCTTTTCATTATTGTAAGACATCTTAAACTGTTAACACAAAAATTACTGTAAATCAGTTATGCCACACAATTGTTTTTAAATGGTGAACGATGTTACTATATGCGCCGCTAGAATGTTAATCTAAGTTAGAGAAAAAAGCAGACGAATTGCACACGAGCTATAGAAATATCTCAGGTCCTGACAGGATCTTTTATAAAAATTCATTTGATAACTATGTTTTCATAATAATGTGATTACACATCGTTTTCTTTTGACTGATGTTCTCGGCAAATCAGTAGACCTTCATCAATGCCAAGCGGTTCTTTTGTAAGGTTGCAAAGCGGAATACCATTAACATGCTGATGAAAACGACAGGAACGGCATAAACCAAAGCTTGGTACGTTATTGGTTCGCTGAATTTCTCTCAGCAGATCTAGTAACAACATTTTCAAAGAGTCGGCACGCGAACCCAAACCCACTTCTCCATTCACCAGAAACTGCGGTGGCAGTAACTCGGTTAACAACATATTCGCCGTTTCAGTTAGTTGAAGATGGACACTACGTTTATCACGGACATCCTGCGTACGAGCAATAAGCCCTTTTGCTTCAAGCAATTTTAATGATTGTGACACAGTTCCCTTAGTCAAACCCAGGTATTCAGTCACCCCGAGTGGGGTATTAGAATAACGGTTGCAACGGGCAAGGTACATCAGCGCGCTTAGTTGCACCGGCTGAAGTTCAGACAGTAGGGGATGTTGGCGAAACCACATCCGCGTCAGGCTGGATAACCTGTCTAGCAGGTCGAAGAGTGACATGTCATGCATTGTAAATTCCTCCGTGATTATAGTATCGACTAAAAACCATCTTGACAAAGGATAAAACAAACGTAATATCTATAAGGTATCGAGTCGATACCAATTCCTGAGGTGCTTATTAATGTCAACAGCTCGTTTTTACCATGCAGGTTGTACGGTTTGTGTTTCTGCCGAGGAAACGTTACTTAGCCATCTTTCCCCGAATGTAAAAGTGGAAGTCGTTCATCTTGGTGAACAACCAAATAGGGTTGAGGAAGCCGAGCGTGCAGGAGTGAGATCTGTTCCGGCGCTGGTTATTGACGGCAATGTGCTACACATCAATTTTGGTGCTTCCATTGAGGCGCTGAAATAAAAGATTTTCAGCCGGTAGTAATGAAGAAGCGTGGTGTTGCGCATTGCAGGTATCCATTATGATATAAATGCACGCAACCCGGATTGGGGAGGTAGCTCTGGCAATCTCCCTTTATTAGTGATTTAGAGAGGGCGCGAGGCTATGGAAGCTCATGTTTTTGACACCCATGTACAGACTCAGGATAGTCGCTACCTGCATTTTGATATTTTGATTGCCAGAAAAGATGAAGCCCTGGCAATGCGGTATGCCAGAGAGTGGTTGGCACGCAATGGGGTCCATGCAACAGAAATCTCACAAGATCTATGTCAGTTTTGCCATAGCGAACTTGCTTCTCAGGAGATGGTCTGTGCAATGTCTGGGCAGGGATATTTCATTATTCCGATGCAGGGATGTGAAGAATTCCGGTGATAAACTATCAGCCTATTAATTGCAACCTTCACGATTACCTCGAGATCGCTTGTTTGTACCGGTACTGGTTGCGTATCGAACTTAATGATGGTGCATGTTTCGATGGCAAAGCGATGACTACCCGCACAACCGCGGAACGAGAGGAGTATCTGGAAATAGAGGGTCATGAAGTGCAGTGGAAAATCCGCATGGATTTTCTTTCAGCAATCACCCCCCTTACAGCCAGAGCCGCTTTCGGCAGAATTATATTCACCAGACAGGGTGAGATCGACTTACTATAGTGGCCAGATGTTAATTTTTCATGTAGCCCCCGGAAACAATAGGTAATAGTAGTATCTCAAGATAAGAGATAGGCTTGAATATATGTCATTACTCTAATGACAATTTTACGTTAAAAGAATTTTGCACCTCATGGATGAGGGGCAATCTGTGTTTTCATCGTTACAGAAACGGTTTGGGAAAATGAATCTTGAACAGATGATTACACACAAAGGGTGGCTGGCGGACTACGGTCTACGAAATGCGGGCGTTTAAAGTCTGCACAACATTGGTGAAAAGCCTTTAAAGTAATGGCATGAACGAATGGTTCTTGAAGAGGATGAAGGAAAACTATATCGCGTTCATACCATAACCGGAGACTGAAATAGCACTGTAAAACCTTGATGTTGCCTTCACGCATTATCATGAAAACTACCCGCACAGTGCGCTGGGATATACCCCTCAAGGATTATCCGGCGACAGCGAGCATAATAACTTAAGATGCAAAAGCTGTTGGGATATGGTTGATCAAGAAGATTGTTAATGTTTATTTGTAGCCATATCGCGCTAGTAATATGGCCGTTGATTCATTTGAATTCATAATTCGCGGAACAGTTTTTCGCTACTGATAAGCTTTATACCTGCAGGGCCACTTTCAAGGATGCGTTTCTCCTGATCCGATATAAATCTGATCGAGGTCCAACCCTCTTCGGCAGAAAGTACATTCTGTAGTTTTCTGATGAGCGTTTCAGCCTGACAGCTTTCGCAGTCCAGGTTGCCGATGAGGATTTCATTGAAGTACACGCTAAGGCGGTGAGTTTTTAGCATTTAAGTTCTCCTGATTCTAGTCTCTGAATGTCAAGCATGTCCGTACCGTCAATTAGCGAGTTCATCACACAAACTCGAGTCAGTTCAGAGGCTGTTTTAACAGCATTTTCAAGCGAAAAACCACGTAATAAACCTGCCGTCAGTTCTGCTGTAAAAAGATCACCAGTGCCTTTTGGCGCATTTGGAAGTGCTGCATGTTCTACGATGTGCACGATACTGGCAGAGACGCAGATGATTTTAAGCATCTGGCTATTCTCGGTATGTGAGGCGCTGGTCACGACAACCCATTGTGTTTTATCGTTGAGGAAAGTAAGAGCAGCCGAGATGATCTCTTGTTCGGTAATCAGCGTTTTACCCATCAGGCACTCTAGTTCAAAGCGGTTAGGCGTCAGACCTGTTGCGAGTGGTAAAAGATGATTGCGATACCAGAAAGTGAGATCCGGATCGACGTAATATCCCGTGTCGTCGTCTCCCATGACCGGATCCACAACAATAAGTATCCCAGGGTTTTGAGTGGCTATTTGGTTGAGCCATGCGAAAACACGTTCTGCTTTTGATGTGCTACCTAAATAACCCGTTATGACTGCACGCAGCTGGGTATCTTGTCTACGCTCCTGAATGCTCTGAAGGAAACCGCAAAACCACGCATCGGAAATCTCGCCGCCATAGCAGCCTTGATTATCGGGTGTGTTGCTGAGTAGGAAAGTCGGTACTGCAAGTGTGTGCCATCCATGCTTTATAAGTGCAGGCAGAGCGATACTATTACCTACGCTCCCATAAACAACCTGAGACTGAATGGAAATGATGTCGGCAGTACGGGCTAGCCCCTGTGCCTGGGTAACTCGGGATATCAAGAGCTTATTCTCCTTTCGGCCAGAAATATTCATCAGGAAGCGAACGAGCACCAAAGATCGCCTGACCAACGCGCACGATATTGGCACCTTCTTCAATAGCGATCTCGAAGTCACCTGACATTCCCATTGAGAGTTGCAGGTTGCCATATACATTAGCAAGCTGATCGCGCAGTTTGCGTAATCGGATGAAGCAAGATCTAACGCGTTCGGCGTCTGAGGTGAACTCGGCAAGAGTCATCAGCCCTATTAGCTTTATGTTTTTCAACGTGCTCAATTGCGCCATGAAGTCAACTACAGTTTCCGGTGCAAGACCAAACTTGCTGGGTTCTGCGGAAGTGTTCACCTGAACAAAAACATTGAGCGTTCGCCCTTCAACCTGAAGCCGCCTGTCGAGTATTTCTGCCGTATTAAATGAATCCAGAGCCTGGAACTCACTGGCAAATCTGGCTACTAATTTGGCTTTATTCGACTGAAGATGACCAATCACAGACCATTTCAAATCGGTCAGATCTAACATTGCTTGTGATTTTCGCCAGGCTTCCTGCACTTTATTTTCACCCAGAAAATTGCACCCCGCCTGGTGAGCCATTCGAATGTGCTTCTCGTCCATTGTTTTACTGACAGGGAGCAGGCGAACGTCAGAAACATTTCGTCCTGAACGCTGGCAGGCTGCATCTATCCGTGATTGAACCGCAGCCAGATTGTCGATGAAATCCTGTACGCTTTCCGCACGAGGCCAGCGATTGTGCATTTCGCAACGGGGCTGGGTATCTCGTAAAGTGAGTAGTTTGGTGCTGTTTTCTGTATTTTTCATAGCAGATAGACAAGAGCTCCGTACTCAATTAATATTGTCCTAGGCTAAACTTAAATTTGAACCAGGTCAATGAACATTAACGGTAAAACAGCGGGTGATATTTTCGAACAGATTCGCGCAATGATTCAGGCTGGCGAACTTGTTCCCGGCATGATGCTTCCCACGCTTCGTGAACTTG from Enterobacter sp. 638 includes the following:
- a CDS encoding ATP-grasp fold amidoligase family protein, whose product is MISVIRNLYHKIPWTIKDRIEYYRIFGTFPNLTHPVKFSEKILYRKKHSCRANDNYAFYADKLRVREYIESIIGPQFLIPLLGTYHNVSDLQRDLYSLNKCILKPNNASGSVIFVDDFLMPAEVAEVMDIASKWLVRDYSKQKGEFHYKKIPSAIVVEKNIAEKDKRPNDYKIHLFRMEHNKLFYVLQMIEYDNNEGRGNKGASFFFVNNLCCPFDGEVKELSFEEKNALNHAVQNSAALLGELEYARFDWYITKQGVYFGEITLTPCAGFCKGFPKELDLLMGAVWILPEKRSAGRTDGQYRKKFVN
- a CDS encoding MarR family transcriptional regulator, translating into MHDMSLFDLLDRLSSLTRMWFRQHPLLSELQPVQLSALMYLARCNRYSNTPLGVTEYLGLTKGTVSQSLKLLEAKGLIARTQDVRDKRSVHLQLTETANMLLTELLPPQFLVNGEVGLGSRADSLKMLLLDLLREIQRTNNVPSFGLCRSCRFHQHVNGIPLCNLTKEPLGIDEGLLICREHQSKENDV
- a CDS encoding glutaredoxin domain-containing protein, which translates into the protein MSTARFYHAGCTVCVSAEETLLSHLSPNVKVEVVHLGEQPNRVEEAERAGVRSVPALVIDGNVLHINFGASIEALK
- a CDS encoding DUF2024 family protein translates to MEAHVFDTHVQTQDSRYLHFDILIARKDEALAMRYAREWLARNGVHATEISQDLCQFCHSELASQEMVCAMSGQGYFIIPMQGCEEFR
- a CDS encoding Rho-binding antiterminator; amino-acid sequence: MINYQPINCNLHDYLEIACLYRYWLRIELNDGACFDGKAMTTRTTAEREEYLEIEGHEVQWKIRMDFLSAITPLTARAAFGRIIFTRQGEIDLL
- a CDS encoding PfkB family carbohydrate kinase is translated as MLVRFLMNISGRKENKLLISRVTQAQGLARTADIISIQSQVVYGSVGNSIALPALIKHGWHTLAVPTFLLSNTPDNQGCYGGEISDAWFCGFLQSIQERRQDTQLRAVITGYLGSTSKAERVFAWLNQIATQNPGILIVVDPVMGDDDTGYYVDPDLTFWYRNHLLPLATGLTPNRFELECLMGKTLITEQEIISAALTFLNDKTQWVVVTSASHTENSQMLKIICVSASIVHIVEHAALPNAPKGTGDLFTAELTAGLLRGFSLENAVKTASELTRVCVMNSLIDGTDMLDIQRLESGELKC
- a CDS encoding YggS family pyridoxal phosphate-dependent enzyme, with protein sequence MKNTENSTKLLTLRDTQPRCEMHNRWPRAESVQDFIDNLAAVQSRIDAACQRSGRNVSDVRLLPVSKTMDEKHIRMAHQAGCNFLGENKVQEAWRKSQAMLDLTDLKWSVIGHLQSNKAKLVARFASEFQALDSFNTAEILDRRLQVEGRTLNVFVQVNTSAEPSKFGLAPETVVDFMAQLSTLKNIKLIGLMTLAEFTSDAERVRSCFIRLRKLRDQLANVYGNLQLSMGMSGDFEIAIEEGANIVRVGQAIFGARSLPDEYFWPKGE